A window of the Pseudomonadota bacterium genome harbors these coding sequences:
- a CDS encoding PQQ-dependent sugar dehydrogenase, producing MKSNHSWLNAILFCFLASIILPSAWAADLPVNWTELPKPFHTGSAHNRPRVVTKPEGAQLQVPVGFTVEEYLSGFSGPRLMLLGPGNEIVVSDMDDGTVYVLKDKNKKVLMEDLDQPYGLAFHKDWLYIAEATAVTRYRYDPQALKIVGKGKEVISLHKFGRGHATRTILFDSKGEKLYLSVGSGSNVDSGEPPMRAAISRFDPNGSSHEIYANGVRNAVGMRWYPGTETLWVTVQERDGLGDDLVPDYLTRIQAGGFYGWPYAYIGPHPDPRRKDAPEGIVSKTLYPDVLLGAHVSAMDLLFYTGAQFPEKYRSGCFIAMHGSWNRSKRVGYKIAFVPFREGKPVSGPEDFLTGWMLDPEKPEVWGRPVGLLQLADGSLLVSDDGGGKIWRVFYER from the coding sequence ATGAAATCCAACCATTCTTGGCTGAATGCCATCCTATTCTGTTTTCTCGCAAGCATTATCCTGCCGAGCGCATGGGCTGCAGACTTGCCGGTTAATTGGACGGAGTTGCCCAAGCCCTTTCATACAGGTTCAGCCCACAATCGCCCGCGTGTGGTTACCAAGCCCGAAGGGGCTCAATTGCAGGTTCCTGTCGGGTTTACGGTAGAGGAATATCTTTCGGGTTTCTCTGGACCCCGACTCATGTTGCTGGGCCCAGGTAACGAGATCGTGGTCTCCGACATGGATGACGGCACCGTCTACGTCTTGAAAGACAAGAATAAGAAGGTGCTGATGGAGGATCTGGATCAACCTTATGGCCTTGCCTTTCATAAGGACTGGCTATACATAGCGGAGGCAACTGCCGTCACACGTTACCGTTATGATCCCCAAGCTCTTAAGATAGTGGGAAAAGGTAAAGAGGTCATTTCCTTGCACAAATTTGGCCGGGGCCATGCAACCCGCACGATTTTGTTTGATTCAAAAGGGGAAAAGCTTTACTTAAGCGTCGGATCAGGATCCAATGTGGACAGCGGGGAGCCTCCTATGCGGGCTGCGATCAGTCGCTTTGACCCGAACGGCAGTAGCCATGAGATCTACGCCAATGGCGTTCGCAATGCGGTTGGGATGCGCTGGTATCCCGGCACGGAGACACTCTGGGTCACCGTGCAAGAACGCGATGGACTCGGTGATGATCTGGTGCCGGATTATCTGACCCGCATCCAGGCCGGGGGCTTTTACGGCTGGCCTTACGCCTATATCGGTCCCCACCCAGACCCCCGCCGTAAAGACGCCCCGGAGGGGATAGTAAGCAAGACCCTCTACCCTGATGTGTTGCTCGGTGCCCATGTAAGCGCCATGGATCTGTTATTTTATACGGGCGCACAGTTTCCAGAAAAATACCGAAGTGGGTGTTTTATCGCCATGCACGGCTCCTGGAACCGCTCAAAACGGGTCGGCTATAAGATCGCCTTTGTACCCTTTAGAGAAGGTAAGCCGGTCTCCGGACCCGAGGATTTCCTCACGGGTTGGATGCTCGATCCAGAAAAGCCCGAGGTCTGGGGAAGGCCGGTGGGTTTGCTCCAACTGGCCGATGGGTCGCTGTTGGTATCGGACGATGGTGGGGGGAAGATCTGGCGGGTGTTTTATGAAAGATAA
- a CDS encoding SUF system NifU family Fe-S cluster assembly protein codes for MFDLKTLYQEVIIDHNRHPRNCHRLSDADRVADGFNPLCGDRLTVYLKLQDGVIADAAFEGEGCAISVASASLMTEHLKGKTESEARAIFDRFRALVMGEEEAGAGLDKLVVLAGVKEFPARVKCAILAWHTLSAALKGRHEPVSTE; via the coding sequence ATGTTCGATCTGAAGACCCTTTATCAAGAGGTCATCATCGACCACAACCGCCATCCGAGGAACTGTCATCGGCTTTCGGATGCCGACCGCGTGGCGGACGGTTTCAACCCCTTGTGCGGCGATCGTCTCACCGTGTACCTCAAGCTCCAGGACGGGGTGATCGCCGATGCGGCCTTCGAAGGCGAGGGCTGCGCGATCTCGGTGGCCTCGGCCTCGCTCATGACCGAGCACTTGAAGGGCAAGACCGAGTCGGAGGCCCGGGCGATCTTCGATCGCTTCCGCGCCCTCGTCATGGGCGAGGAAGAAGCAGGCGCCGGGCTCGACAAGCTGGTGGTCCTGGCTGGTGTCAAGGAGTTCCCGGCGCGCGTGAAATGCGCGATCCTGGCCTGGCATACGCTGTCGGCGGCGTTGAAGGGCCGGCACGAGCCGGTCAGTACCGAGTAG
- the sufT gene encoding putative Fe-S cluster assembly protein SufT — translation MDTNEPITLTRDCDAVLIPMGDALTLPKGSTVYITQALGGSCTVNVNGNLARIAANDRDALGLDPHQPVSGPEAQASAEFDEDRVWDELRTCYDPEIPINIVDLGLIYDCHCAPLPEGGQRVDVRMTLTAPGCGMGQVLVEDVRGKLERVPGVAEVDVALVFDPPWNYDMMSEAARLEAGMY, via the coding sequence ATGGACACTAACGAACCGATCACCCTGACCCGCGACTGTGACGCGGTTTTGATCCCCATGGGCGATGCCCTCACCCTGCCCAAAGGCAGCACGGTGTACATCACCCAGGCGCTGGGTGGGAGCTGCACCGTCAATGTCAACGGCAACCTCGCCCGCATCGCCGCCAACGATCGGGATGCCCTGGGCCTCGATCCCCACCAGCCGGTGTCGGGCCCGGAAGCCCAGGCGAGCGCGGAGTTCGACGAGGACCGCGTGTGGGACGAGCTGCGCACCTGTTACGACCCCGAGATCCCCATCAACATCGTGGACCTCGGCCTCATCTACGACTGCCATTGCGCGCCGCTGCCCGAGGGCGGCCAGCGTGTGGATGTGCGCATGACCCTCACCGCCCCCGGATGCGGGATGGGGCAGGTCCTCGTCGAGGACGTGCGGGGAAAGCTCGAACGGGTCCCGGGCGTCGCCGAGGTCGATGTCGCGCTGGTCTTCGATCCGCCCTGGAACTACGACATGATGTCGGAGGCGGCCAGGCTCGAGGCCGGGATGTACTGA
- a CDS encoding non-heme iron oxygenase ferredoxin subunit — protein sequence MSDWADVAPAEDFPPGEQRVVLVEGVRIAVFNLAGRYWAIEDLCTHDGAPLAGGIVDGDEVICPRHGARFCIRTGEALSAPAYEPVPTFPVRVTDGMVQVRDERWD from the coding sequence ATGTCCGATTGGGCCGATGTCGCCCCTGCCGAGGACTTCCCGCCCGGCGAGCAGCGCGTGGTCCTGGTGGAGGGCGTCCGCATCGCGGTATTCAACCTCGCCGGACGGTACTGGGCGATCGAGGACCTCTGCACCCATGATGGGGCACCGCTCGCCGGCGGGATCGTGGATGGCGATGAAGTCATCTGCCCGCGCCACGGCGCGCGTTTCTGTATCAGGACCGGCGAGGCCCTGAGCGCGCCCGCCTACGAGCCCGTCCCGACCTTCCCGGTCCGCGTCACGGACGGGATGGTCCAGGTCCGTGACGAGCGCTGGGATTGA
- a CDS encoding FAD-dependent oxidoreductase → MGSLNERNPSLWVKTSPEARYRALSGKPSFDAIVIGGGIAGLSAAYMLQRDGMKVAVLEAGRIASGVTGYTTAKVTALHGLIYSDLVERHGAERGAAYAAANSTAIDLVRSIVDAEGIECELERQDAYTYAETNEGADAIRREAEACREIGLDAELTYDVPLPFPVSAAVRLRNQAQFHPRAYCLGLAAAIHRTKGRIYERTRVSDVQEKVRVCHVKTDHGTLSTPTVVVTTHLPFMDDGSYYAKTAPSRSYAMAFADGESWQGMFISAEHPVRSIRPASAGGRRWLILGGESHKVGQENDTEARYTALESWAAERLQMRDPAYRWSAQDYVSVDGIPYVGRLTSDHQRVFVATGFRKWGMSNGTAAGMIIADAVAGRENPWAMAFDSTRIRLVQSAKKLLKENLNVAKRFIGGKLAVSGHTPEELGRGEARIISVDGETLAVHRDDAGRLHAVSPDCTHMGCRVAWNTAERTWDCPCHGSRFTPDGEVIQAPATQPLKPQRIPVKR, encoded by the coding sequence ATGGGCAGCTTGAACGAACGCAATCCTTCCTTGTGGGTGAAGACGTCGCCGGAGGCCCGGTACCGGGCCTTGAGCGGCAAGCCGAGCTTCGACGCGATCGTGATCGGTGGCGGCATCGCGGGACTGAGTGCCGCCTACATGCTCCAGCGAGACGGGATGAAGGTGGCCGTGCTGGAAGCCGGACGGATCGCTTCGGGCGTCACCGGCTACACGACGGCCAAAGTGACGGCACTTCACGGGCTGATCTACTCCGACCTGGTGGAGCGCCACGGCGCGGAGCGTGGTGCCGCGTACGCCGCGGCCAACAGCACGGCGATCGACCTCGTCCGCTCGATCGTCGACGCGGAAGGGATCGAGTGCGAGCTCGAGCGACAGGATGCCTACACGTACGCCGAGACGAACGAAGGCGCCGACGCGATCCGCCGGGAGGCGGAAGCATGCCGCGAGATCGGACTCGATGCCGAGCTGACCTACGACGTGCCGCTGCCCTTCCCGGTGTCTGCGGCCGTCCGGCTACGCAACCAGGCGCAGTTCCATCCGCGCGCGTATTGCCTCGGGCTCGCCGCCGCGATCCACCGCACCAAGGGACGTATCTACGAGCGCACCCGCGTTTCGGACGTGCAGGAGAAGGTCCGCGTCTGCCACGTCAAGACGGACCACGGGACCCTGTCGACGCCGACGGTCGTCGTTACGACGCATCTGCCGTTCATGGACGACGGCAGCTACTACGCGAAGACGGCGCCGAGTCGCTCCTACGCGATGGCGTTCGCCGACGGCGAGTCGTGGCAGGGCATGTTCATCAGCGCCGAACACCCTGTCCGATCGATCCGTCCCGCGTCGGCCGGCGGCCGCCGATGGCTGATCCTCGGCGGTGAGAGCCACAAGGTCGGACAGGAGAACGACACCGAAGCTCGGTACACGGCACTGGAGTCGTGGGCCGCAGAGCGCCTGCAGATGCGGGATCCGGCCTATCGCTGGTCGGCGCAGGACTACGTGTCCGTCGATGGGATCCCCTACGTCGGGCGGCTGACCTCCGACCACCAACGCGTCTTCGTCGCGACGGGCTTCCGCAAGTGGGGCATGAGCAACGGCACGGCGGCCGGGATGATCATCGCCGACGCGGTGGCCGGCCGTGAGAACCCGTGGGCGATGGCGTTCGACTCGACGCGCATACGGCTCGTGCAGTCGGCGAAGAAGCTGTTGAAGGAGAACCTCAACGTGGCCAAGCGGTTCATCGGCGGGAAGCTCGCGGTGTCCGGCCACACGCCCGAGGAGCTCGGCCGGGGCGAGGCGCGCATCATAAGCGTGGACGGTGAGACGCTCGCCGTCCACCGCGACGACGCCGGACGTTTGCACGCGGTGTCGCCGGACTGCACGCACATGGGGTGTCGCGTCGCATGGAACACCGCCGAACGCACCTGGGACTGCCCGTGCCACGGCTCGCGCTTCACGCCGGACGGCGAGGTGATCCAGGCCCCGGCGACGCAGCCCCTGAAGCCCCAGAGGATCCCCGTGAAGCGCTAA
- a CDS encoding hemolysin family protein, whose product MYPAIRTEIMAIGVELLVILLLVLVNGILAMSELAIVSSRKPRLKVLADAGHRGAAGALALAENPGRFLSTVQIGITLVGILAGAFGGATISEQLAAYLDSYPQIVPFGEPIAIGVVVIGITYLSLILGELVPKQLALKNPERLASAMARPMIFLGKIAAPMVYFLELSSTLVLRVLGAQGTSNKTLTEDEIKAVVAEGVSAGTLKFEEREMISGVMRLADWRVRAIMTPRSEVVYLDLDEGDDAIRRTLQESHFPRLPVARGGINRVLGIVQAKDLLNQTMAGGALDIEGALCQPLIVHRDMLALEVLEIFRASPVRLALVLDDSGALEGVVTAADFLKAIVGGLAEADGSGDREAIQREDGSWLIDGDLNIDVLKDRLGLREVPPEHDFHTVAGLILWQIERVPAVGEHIDYGGYRFEVVDMDGRKIDKVLAAPLRQPCNESKDPAGS is encoded by the coding sequence GTGTACCCCGCAATTCGGACCGAAATCATGGCGATAGGTGTTGAGTTACTGGTTATCTTGCTGTTGGTCTTGGTGAACGGCATTCTTGCCATGTCCGAGCTGGCCATCGTGTCGTCACGAAAGCCGAGGCTGAAGGTGCTGGCCGACGCCGGACACAGGGGTGCCGCGGGCGCACTCGCTCTCGCTGAAAACCCCGGGCGTTTTCTCTCCACGGTTCAGATCGGCATCACCCTCGTGGGGATCTTGGCCGGGGCATTCGGCGGTGCCACCATCAGCGAGCAGCTTGCGGCTTACCTCGACAGCTACCCGCAAATCGTGCCTTTTGGTGAGCCCATCGCCATCGGCGTAGTCGTCATTGGGATTACATACCTCTCACTTATCCTGGGGGAGCTTGTCCCCAAGCAACTGGCCTTGAAAAACCCCGAACGTCTGGCCTCAGCGATGGCGCGACCCATGATATTTCTGGGCAAGATTGCAGCGCCTATGGTGTACTTTCTGGAGCTGTCTTCGACTCTGGTCTTACGTGTATTGGGTGCCCAAGGGACGTCCAACAAAACCCTGACCGAGGACGAAATCAAGGCTGTCGTCGCCGAGGGAGTTTCGGCCGGGACCCTAAAATTCGAGGAAAGAGAGATGATCTCGGGCGTTATGCGTCTGGCGGACTGGCGTGTGCGGGCGATCATGACCCCACGCTCCGAGGTTGTTTATCTCGACCTCGATGAGGGGGATGATGCGATTCGTCGCACGCTTCAGGAATCGCACTTCCCCCGTCTGCCCGTGGCCAGGGGCGGGATCAACCGGGTGCTCGGCATCGTCCAAGCTAAGGATCTGTTGAATCAGACCATGGCCGGCGGCGCATTGGATATCGAAGGCGCTCTGTGCCAACCCCTCATTGTACACCGAGATATGTTGGCATTAGAGGTACTGGAGATATTCAGAGCGTCGCCCGTCCGTCTGGCACTGGTTCTCGACGACTCGGGTGCTCTTGAGGGCGTCGTGACGGCCGCAGACTTCTTGAAGGCCATCGTCGGCGGCCTTGCGGAAGCCGATGGAAGCGGTGATCGAGAAGCTATCCAAAGAGAGGATGGCTCCTGGCTGATCGATGGTGACTTGAATATCGATGTTCTCAAGGATCGACTGGGCTTGCGGGAGGTCCCGCCAGAGCACGATTTCCACACGGTGGCAGGACTCATCCTGTGGCAGATCGAGCGGGTCCCTGCCGTCGGAGAGCACATCGACTACGGCGGATATCGATTCGAGGTCGTGGACATGGACGGTCGCAAGATTGATAAGGTGCTCGCCGCGCCGCTTAGGCAACCCTGCAACGAATCAAAAGATCCCGCGGGTTCTTAA
- a CDS encoding cysteine desulfurase gives MRQGGSTSLDVAAWRRDFPILARRMQGKPLVYLDNAATTQKPKAVIDAIAGYYQDTNANIHRGVHSLSQEATEAYEGARGKIQRYINAAEAAEIVFVRGTTEAINLVAQSFVRPRLAAGDEILVSEMEHHSNIVPWQLLCEATGAVLRVIPMSDRGELLMDEYLKLLGPRTRLCSVVHVSNALGTVNPVREIIAAAHAQRVPVLLDGAQAVAHRPVDVRLLDCDFYAFSGHKLFGPTGIGVLYGKRAWLDAMPPYQGGGDMIKAVSFEKSIYNDVPHKFEAGTPHIAGSIGLGAAIDYVGSIGLPRIAAHEHGLLGYASKRALEVPGMRLIGTAQEKVGVLSFVIDGIHPHDLGTVLDCEGIAIRTGHHCAMPVMQHYRVPATARASFAFYNTEEEVDRLFEAIEEARRMLG, from the coding sequence ATGCGGCAGGGCGGGAGCACGTCCCTCGATGTCGCGGCATGGCGGCGTGATTTCCCGATCCTCGCGAGACGCATGCAGGGCAAGCCGCTCGTCTATCTCGACAACGCGGCGACCACGCAGAAACCCAAGGCCGTGATCGACGCCATCGCCGGTTATTATCAGGACACCAACGCCAACATCCATCGCGGCGTCCACAGCCTGAGCCAGGAAGCGACCGAGGCCTACGAAGGCGCGCGCGGCAAGATCCAGCGTTATATCAACGCCGCCGAGGCCGCCGAGATCGTCTTCGTACGCGGCACCACGGAGGCCATCAACCTGGTCGCGCAAAGCTTCGTGCGCCCGCGCCTCGCGGCCGGGGACGAGATCCTGGTCTCGGAGATGGAACACCACTCGAACATCGTGCCCTGGCAGTTGCTCTGCGAGGCGACCGGCGCGGTGCTCCGCGTCATCCCCATGAGCGATCGCGGTGAGCTCTTGATGGACGAGTACCTGAAGCTCCTCGGCCCGCGCACGCGGCTCTGCTCCGTGGTGCACGTCTCGAATGCGCTCGGCACCGTCAACCCGGTTCGCGAGATCATCGCCGCCGCCCATGCCCAGAGGGTCCCGGTGCTCCTCGACGGGGCCCAGGCCGTGGCCCACAGGCCGGTCGATGTCCGGTTGCTCGATTGCGATTTCTATGCGTTCTCCGGCCATAAGCTCTTCGGGCCCACCGGCATCGGGGTGCTGTACGGGAAACGCGCGTGGCTCGATGCCATGCCGCCGTACCAGGGCGGTGGCGACATGATCAAGGCGGTGAGCTTCGAAAAGAGCATCTATAACGATGTGCCGCACAAGTTCGAGGCCGGAACGCCGCACATCGCCGGTTCCATCGGACTCGGGGCCGCGATCGACTATGTCGGATCGATCGGGCTCCCCCGCATTGCCGCCCACGAACACGGGCTCCTCGGCTATGCGAGTAAGCGTGCCCTCGAGGTGCCGGGCATGCGCCTCATCGGAACGGCACAGGAGAAGGTCGGCGTCTTGTCCTTCGTCATCGACGGGATCCATCCCCATGACCTCGGCACGGTCCTCGATTGCGAGGGGATCGCGATCCGTACCGGCCATCACTGCGCGATGCCGGTGATGCAGCATTACCGTGTGCCGGCAACGGCGCGCGCCTCGTTCGCCTTCTACAACACCGAAGAAGAGGTCGATCGGTTGTTCGAGGCCATCGAAGAGGCGCGGAGGATGCTCGGCTGA
- a CDS encoding retroviral-like aspartic protease family protein: MVTVDYHHEIPYDRDVNGRHYPRLTLRLANLGDPEQAIDLDAYLDSGAERSLFDGTLALALGIDLLAGQVFRLQSTTGHALPARLHTVHIAHALLGSFAIEVAFSAGPIGRNLLGRDFFSRVQVGFRESRRALYVTALP, translated from the coding sequence GTGGTCACGGTTGACTACCACCACGAGATCCCGTATGACCGCGATGTAAACGGCAGGCACTACCCTCGACTGACCCTGAGGCTCGCAAACCTCGGAGATCCCGAGCAAGCCATCGACCTGGACGCCTATCTCGACTCAGGAGCCGAGCGTTCACTATTCGACGGCACACTAGCGCTAGCCCTCGGAATCGACTTGTTGGCCGGACAGGTTTTCAGGTTGCAATCAACAACCGGGCATGCTCTGCCCGCCAGGCTCCACACTGTGCACATTGCCCACGCTCTACTCGGCTCTTTCGCCATAGAAGTGGCCTTTAGCGCGGGCCCTATTGGAAGGAACCTGTTGGGTCGGGACTTCTTTTCGCGCGTCCAGGTTGGCTTTCGGGAGAGCCGTCGTGCACTCTACGTTACAGCGCTGCCCTAG
- a CDS encoding DUF5678 domain-containing protein, producing MAWRRAHEQELGNLIGQWVIVEGDDLIAHGPDPAALVAAARVHGIRVPYVFFVEPFGEDTAKLGF from the coding sequence ATGGCGTGGCGTCGGGCACACGAGCAGGAGCTAGGTAATCTCATCGGTCAGTGGGTGATCGTTGAAGGGGACGATTTGATCGCGCACGGACCCGACCCCGCAGCACTGGTCGCAGCGGCCAGAGTTCACGGGATACGGGTTCCGTACGTCTTCTTCGTCGAGCCGTTTGGCGAAGACACCGCAAAGCTCGGGTTCTAG
- a CDS encoding glutamate--cysteine ligase, with amino-acid sequence MGLSIDRDHFEEDDYARFSQRLREDMRALAELLSRERFGVGASSLGAELEMSMVGATCRPRPINERVLADTCDPRFTVELNRFNLECNTLPVALARTPFSALGKQLDECLARLRAIASMHDARIALTGILPTLTAEDLESSAMTDLPRYRALSAGIRRLRGEPFHVRIDGEDSLDIHCDDVTYEGANTSLQIHLRVNPSQFAAVYNAVQLATAPALAVSVNSPMFLGHRLWQETRVALFKQAIDDRPPGPRRGVPRVGFGLGWLKQGALELFEESVELHEPLLPVMSDEDPVAVTRAGGIPLLAELRLHQGTVWRWNRAVYDPAEGGHLRIEMRALPSGPTVADMMASAAFLVGLALELSRSPALFDSVPFEVAECNFYRGAQHGLAAELFWPEGKGLFAIGARELVHELLPVAQRGLLHAEIDTGECERLLEIIERRATTGQTGAQWQRSRLAALEDKLGRKEALARMLGEYLDHSELGAPVHTWPIP; translated from the coding sequence TTGGGCCTGAGCATCGATAGAGATCATTTCGAAGAAGACGACTACGCGCGCTTCTCGCAGCGCCTGCGCGAGGACATGCGGGCGCTCGCCGAGCTCCTCTCCCGAGAACGCTTCGGGGTCGGCGCGTCGTCGCTCGGCGCGGAGCTCGAGATGTCGATGGTCGGAGCCACGTGCCGCCCGCGGCCGATCAACGAACGCGTGCTCGCCGACACGTGCGACCCGCGCTTCACGGTCGAGCTCAACCGCTTCAACCTGGAGTGCAACACGCTCCCGGTCGCGCTGGCGCGAACACCCTTCTCCGCTCTCGGCAAGCAGCTCGACGAGTGTCTGGCGCGCCTGCGCGCCATCGCCAGCATGCACGACGCGCGCATCGCGCTGACCGGCATCTTGCCGACGCTCACGGCCGAAGACCTGGAGTCCTCGGCGATGACTGACCTGCCGCGCTATCGCGCGCTGTCGGCCGGCATCCGCCGCCTGCGGGGTGAGCCCTTCCACGTGCGCATCGACGGCGAGGACTCGCTTGACATCCACTGTGACGACGTCACCTACGAAGGCGCGAACACCTCGCTGCAGATCCACCTGCGGGTGAACCCTTCCCAGTTCGCCGCCGTGTACAACGCCGTGCAGCTCGCCACCGCACCGGCACTCGCCGTGTCGGTCAACTCGCCGATGTTCCTCGGCCATCGACTGTGGCAGGAGACGCGCGTCGCGTTGTTCAAGCAGGCCATCGACGATCGTCCGCCCGGGCCGCGGCGCGGCGTGCCGCGCGTCGGCTTCGGTCTCGGTTGGCTGAAGCAGGGCGCGCTCGAGCTGTTCGAGGAGAGCGTCGAGCTGCACGAGCCGCTCTTGCCGGTCATGAGCGACGAGGACCCGGTCGCCGTCACGCGCGCGGGTGGCATTCCGCTGCTCGCCGAGCTGCGGCTTCACCAGGGCACGGTGTGGCGCTGGAACCGAGCGGTCTACGATCCGGCGGAAGGCGGCCATCTGCGCATCGAGATGCGCGCGCTGCCCTCGGGACCGACCGTCGCCGACATGATGGCGAGCGCGGCGTTCCTCGTGGGCCTCGCGCTCGAGCTGTCGCGAAGCCCCGCGCTCTTCGACTCCGTCCCCTTCGAGGTTGCAGAGTGCAACTTCTACCGCGGCGCGCAACACGGCCTCGCCGCCGAGCTCTTCTGGCCAGAGGGCAAAGGGCTCTTCGCGATCGGCGCGCGCGAGCTCGTGCACGAGCTCCTGCCCGTCGCCCAGCGCGGGCTTCTGCACGCAGAAATCGACACCGGCGAGTGCGAGCGGCTGCTGGAGATCATCGAGCGCCGCGCCACCACCGGACAGACCGGCGCGCAATGGCAGCGCAGCCGACTCGCCGCGCTCGAGGACAAGCTCGGGCGCAAGGAGGCGCTCGCGCGCATGCTCGGCGAGTACCTGGACCACTCCGAGCTCGGCGCGCCCGTGCATACCTGGCCGATCCCATGA